The Acidobacteriaceae bacterium nucleotide sequence CGAGTGCTTGTTCTGAGGCCTGGTAGAGTTCGTGATCTGCTGAGTCCCAGACCAGCGTTGCGTGACCATTGGGCAGAGTAATAGACGCATCTACTGGGCGGATATTGCCGACTTTGTCGATTACGACCTCAACAGACCTTGTCATCTCAACCTCGCGCTGGCGATCTTGATACAGTGCGATGATAGCAGTCGAGGAATTTGCGCGGATGAGCATGGACGTCAAAGGCAAACGGATTCTGGTTGCAGGCATTGGGAAGAGCGGGCTTGCGGCGGCGCACTTTTTGAAGCAGCGTGGAGCGCGGGTGACGATCTCGGATTCGCGTCCGGCGACGTTGATTGCGGAGCTTCCGGGGTTGTTGGATAGTGCTGTCGATGTTGAGGTTGGCGGGCATGGCTTGCTGACCTTTCGTCGGCAGGATTTGATTGTAGTTTCGCCAGGTGTGCCGCTGAGCGTGCCGGAGATCAAGCAGGTACGCGCGCTCGGGATGCGTGTGATCGGCGAGTTGGAGCTGGGGTATCAGTTCCTCGCAGGTGAGGTGATTGCGATCACCGGATCGAATGGCAAGACCACGACGACGACGCTGGTGGGCGAGATTTTGCAGGCCTCTGGCAAGCCTACGCAGGTGGGTGGGAATATCGGTACGCCTGTGACCGAGATGGTGGAGGGCTCGACAGCGGAGACGTGGTCTGTGCTTGAGGTTTCCAGCTTTCAACTGGAAACGATCGAGACGTTCAAACCTCGCATTGCGGCGGTGTTGAACATTACGCCCGATCATCTCGATAGGCATGGGTCGTTTGAGAACTATGCGGCGGCGAAGGCGCGCATCACCGAGAAGCAGGATGCGAGTGATTTCCTGGTATTGAACGGTGAGGATGAGCCGACGAAGCTGGTCGCTGCGAAGACGAAGGCGCAGATTTTCTGGTTTAGCGCGAAGCGGCAGGTGAAGCGCGGAGCGTTTGTGGATCGCGATGCGGTGGTGTTTCGTCGCGAAGAAAATGGGCCGTTTGAGCCGGTGTTGCCGGTGAGCGAAATTCCGCTGGCCGGGCAGCACAACGTGGAGAATGTGCTGGCTGCGGTGGTAATGGCGAAGCTGGCGGGTGTCGAGAGCGAAGTGATTCGCGCGACGGTGGCGACGTTCAAGGCTGTGGAGCATCGGCTGGAGTTCACGCGCGAGGTAGATGGCGTGCGTTACTACAACGATTCGAAGGCCACGAATGTGGATGCTACGGCGAAGGCGGTGGAGGCTTTTGTGGGCGGCGTTCACCTGATTCTCGGCGGCAAGGACAAGGATTCGGATTATGCCACGCTGGCCTCGCTACTGCGCGAGCGGGTGAAGATGGTTATCACGATTGGTACGGCTGCGGAAAAGATTGAGCGGCAACTGTCCGGTGTCGTGAAGATAGAGAGAGCGGGAACGATGGAGCGCGCGGTGTTGCTGGCGAAGGAGCTGGCGGTGACGGGCGACGTTGTTCTGCTGGCGCCGGCGTGTGCCAGCTTTGATCAGTTTCAGAACTACGAGCATCGTGGCCGCGTCTTCAAGGAGATCGTTGGCCGCTTGTAGCGGTGA carries:
- the murD gene encoding UDP-N-acetylmuramoyl-L-alanine--D-glutamate ligase; this encodes MDVKGKRILVAGIGKSGLAAAHFLKQRGARVTISDSRPATLIAELPGLLDSAVDVEVGGHGLLTFRRQDLIVVSPGVPLSVPEIKQVRALGMRVIGELELGYQFLAGEVIAITGSNGKTTTTTLVGEILQASGKPTQVGGNIGTPVTEMVEGSTAETWSVLEVSSFQLETIETFKPRIAAVLNITPDHLDRHGSFENYAAAKARITEKQDASDFLVLNGEDEPTKLVAAKTKAQIFWFSAKRQVKRGAFVDRDAVVFRREENGPFEPVLPVSEIPLAGQHNVENVLAAVVMAKLAGVESEVIRATVATFKAVEHRLEFTREVDGVRYYNDSKATNVDATAKAVEAFVGGVHLILGGKDKDSDYATLASLLRERVKMVITIGTAAEKIERQLSGVVKIERAGTMERAVLLAKELAVTGDVVLLAPACASFDQFQNYEHRGRVFKEIVGRL